Below is a genomic region from Armatimonadota bacterium.
GCCACCTCGTCCGCGTCGCGCAGGCGGTGGTCGGCCGCCACGAACTCGTCGTTCACCGCGAAGCGGGCGGGCGGGGCGTAGCGCCGCAGGCCGGGAAACCGCTCGGCCAAGAGCGTCCAGACCTCGCCCACGGTGAGCGGTTCCGGCGCCTCGACCTCGACCTGCTCCCGGCCGATGGCTTCCCGGTAGGCGGCGAAGGTGCGAACGGCGACGCGCATGCGACCGTGGTGTATTGTAGCCCCCCGCCCTCCCCGGTCGCCATGGCGGCCGCCGCATGGGGTGCGTCGGGCGCCGGCCGCTCCAGCCGTTCCACCGGCCGCTCCAGCCGCTCCAAGGGGAGGGGGTCGTGGCGGGGAAAACCTGGGCGGGTGCGCTGCGCCGCAGCGGACGACCCGGTGTCGCGCCGCCCGTGTGGCCTGCTCCAGCGAGCGGCGCGGCCCGCCCCAGCGACGTGGCCCGCCCCAGCGGCGGGGCTCGCCCCAGCGGGCGCCCGCCCCCAGCGAGGTGATGCGCGTGTACGCTCCGTTCCGGCTGCTGGCCCTCGTCCTGACCCTGGCCCTCGTCGCCCTCCCGGCCCGCCCGGCCGCCGCCGCCCTCATCGGGACCGGACAGGAGGTGCAGATCGGCCGTGACGCGGCCAGGGAGCTGGAGGCCGAGGTGGGCGTCGTCCGCGACCCCGCCCAGACGGCGCGGGTGGCGGCGCTGGGCGGGCGGCTGGCCGCGCGCTCGACGCGCCCCGACCTCCCCTGGACCTTCAAGGTCCTCGACACGGGCGAGGTGAACGCGGTCTCGCTCCCCGGCGGCTTCATCTACGTCACCCGGGGGCTGCTGGGCTTCGTCACCTCGGACGACGAGCTGGCCTTCGTCCTGGCGCACGAGGTGGCGCACGTCGACCGCCGCCACCACGTCCAGCTCCTCGAGCGGCACTTCCTCTTCAGCATCGTCATCACCTTGCTCTTCGGCGGCGACCCCACCGCGGCGTCGGTGGCCAACTTCGTGCGCTTCCTGCTGCAGCGGGGCTTCAGCCGCGAGGCGGAGTTCGAGGCCGACCGGGTGGGGCTCGGGCTGGTGCAGCGCGCCGGCTTCGCCCCGCCCGCCGCCCTGCGCTTCCTCGAGCGGCTGCGCGCCGCCGAGGGGCGCGACCCCTCCCAGTTCGAGGTCTTCTTCCGCACCCACCCGGCGCTGGCCGACCGCATCCAGCGCGTGCGCACGCAGCTGCGGACGATGGGCTACCAGGTGTCCACGCGCTGGCGCGCGCCGGGCGCGGGCGCCTTCCGGCGCACAGCTTCTCCCAAAGTTGCCACAAGGCTGGGGTCGGGGCGCGCAGGGCCCCCCGCCTGCTGCGCCGAACTCTCCTCACCGCAGCCGTGCGCATCCATGACCCCTACGCCGTCCCCGGGACGTTCCGGAAGGCGCAGCTGCACGTCCACACCACGCGCTCCGACGGCCGGATGACTCCGGAGGCGGCCCTGGCCCGCTACCGGGACCTGGGGTTCGCGTTCGTCTGCCTCACCGACCACGACCGCGTGACGCTCTGCGACGCGCTGGACGGGCCGGAGTTCGTGGCCGTCCCGGGGATCGAAGAGACCGTCGTGCGCGGCATCTACCCGCTCGGCCCCCACCTGGGCCGCCTCTTCGTCCGGGACCGCCTGGGGCGCGGGTCGGTCGAGGAGCGGGTCGAGGCCACCCGCCGGGCGGGCGGGGTGGCGGTGCTGCACCACCCTTCCTGGCGGGGCAACTTCTGGACCGGGGAGTGGTCGCTGGCGTCGATGCGCCGCCTGCGGGGCACGTTTTTCGTGGAGATCGTGAACCCGCACTCCGACACGGCGGAGGACGTGCGGCGCTGGGCGGCGCTGCTGCGGGAACGCCCGCGGACCGAGGCCCCCGGGGCGGTGGCCGGCGACGACGCCCACGGCCCGCACCAGGTCGGCCGCGGGTGGGTGATGGTCAAGGTGGCGGCGGTGAGCGCGGACGCCCTCCGGCAGGCGCTCCAGTCCGGTGCCTTCTACGCCACGACCGGTCCGTCCGTGGACCTGGGCGTGACGGACGGGGCGGTGCGCTGCGCCGGCGAGGTGACGCGCATCCGCTTCCTCGACCGGCAGGGGCGGGTGCGGGCGGAGGTCCCCGGCCCGGAGGCGCGGTACCACCCCGCGGGCGACGAGGAGTTCGTCCGCGTGGAGGCGGAAGATGGAGACACCGGGCGGGTCTGGTCGCAGCCGTTCTGGCTGGAGGCGACGGAGCTGGAGGCGCCGGAGCCGGAGAGGAGCTGAGCGATGACGGTGCTGGTCACCGGCGGGGCAGGGTTCATCGGCGCCCACCTCGTGCGCGCACTCGTAGGCCGGGGGGAGGCGGTCCGGGTCCTGGACAACCTGGTCACGGGGACGCCGGAGAACCTGGCCCGGGCGCTCGACCTCGCCCCCTCGGCGGTGCGCCGCGCCCTGGCCGATGCCGACGGCCGGCCCGTCCGACTGAGCCCCGCCTGCGAGGTGATCGTGGGGGACATCCGGGACCCGGCTACCCTCGACCGCGCCTGCGCCGGGGTGGAGGTCGTCTTCCACGAGGCGGCGCTGCGCTCGGTGCCCCGGTCCATGGAGCACCCGGCGGAGACGCACGACGTGAACGCCACGGGGACGGTGCGGCTGCTCGAGGCGGCGCGTCGGGCCGGCGTGCGGCGGGTGGTCTACGCCTCCTCCTCCTCGGTGTACGGCGACACGCCGCTGCCCAAGCACGAGGGGCAGCCGCCCCAGCCCAAGTCCCCTTATGCGGCCAGCAAGCTCGCCACCGAGGTCTACAGCCAGGCCTACACCCGCGCCTTCGGCCTCTCCACGGTGGGGCTGCGCTACTTCAACGTCTTCGGCCCCTGGCAGGACCCGGCCTCCGAGTACGCGGCGGTCATCCCCAAGTTCATCCGCCTGGCCCTGGAGGGGCAGCCCCTTCCGGTGCACGGGGACGGGCTGCAGTCGCGGGACTTCACCTACGTCGACGACGTCGTCGAGGCCAACCTCCAGGCCGCCGCGGCAGGGGCGGAGGCCGACGGGGCGGTGGTGAACATCGGCGCCGGCGCCCGCCACACCCTCCTCGACCTGGTGGCGGAGATCGCCCGGGTGCTGGGGACGGCGCCGCAGGTGGTGCACGAACCGCCACGCCCCGGCGACGTGCGCCACACCGAGGCGGATATCACGCTGGCGCGACGGCTCATCGGCTACGCACCCCGCATCGGCTTCCGGGAAGGGTTGCGGCGGACGGTCGAGGCGATGCGGGAGGAGTTCCTCACCGACCACGTCTCCTCGGCCGCGCCCGCGGTAGGGGCGGGCGGCCCGCCCTCCGGCGGGGCGGCGGTCCGCGGTCCGGGGATGTGGGAGGCGTCCGGGCGGCAGGAGGGTGGTGAGCCATGACCGAGGGCCACCGACAGGTCCAGGAGGGTGACGGGCGGGAGGTCGAGCGCTTCGCGGGGGTGGCCGACCCTCCGCGCGCCGTCGCCGTGATCGGCGGGGCCGGCTACGTGGGCGGGGTGACCGGCGTGGGCCTGGCGCACATGGGCCACCGGGTGACCGCCGTGGACATCAACGAGGAGCGGGTGCGCCGGATGTCGCGCGGCGAGGCGCCGTTCCACGAGCCGGGGCTGGAGGCGCTGCTGCGCCAGGCGCTCGCAGGCGGGCGGCTGCGCGTCACCACCGACCTCCCCGGGGCCCTGGCCGACGCCGAGGCCGTCTTCGTGGCGGTGAACACGCCGCGCCGGGACAACGGCGAGGCCGACCTCTCCCACATCATCCAGGTGGCCCAGGGGCTGGGGCGCCACCTGCACCGCCACGCCGTCATCGCCGTGAAGAGCACCGCCCCCGTGGGCTCCCACCTGACCATCCGAAGGGTGCTGGAGCAGTTCGGCCGCCACGAGGGGGCGGACTACGACCTGGTGGCCAACCCCGAGTTCCTGCGCGAGGGGCACGCCGTGCACGACTTCTTCTACCCGGACCGCGTGGTCATCGGCGGGGCGAGCCCCCAGGCGGTGGCCCTCATCCGGGAGCTCTTCGCGCCGCTGGGAGCTCCCATCCTGGAGACGAGCATCGAGGACGCGCAGATGATCAAGTACGCGGCCAACGCCTTCCTGGCCATGCGGGTGTCCTTCATCAACGAGATCGCCAACGTCTGCGAGCGCGTGGGGGCCAACGTGGAGACGGTGGCGCGCGGGTTGGGGTACGACCGGCGCATCGGCCACGCCTACCTGCAGCCGGGGCTCGGCTTCAGCGGCCCCTGCCTGCCCAAGGACCTGGAGGGCCTCATCCGCCTGGCGGAGGACGCCGGCTACGAGCCCTTCTTCCTGCGGGCCATCCTGGAGAAGAACCAGCACCAGCGCCGCCAGGTGCTGCGCAAGGTGGCCGACGTGCTGGGGGCCTCGCTGGTGGGGCGGCGCATCGGGGCGCTGGGCCTGGCCTTCAAACCGGGGACGGACGACGTGCGCAACTCCGCCGCCCCGGAGATCATCGACTACCTGGAGCGGCGCGGGGCGCAGGTGCGCGTCTACGACCCCATGGTGAACCGCGCCCCGGGGATCCCGGGGGAGGTGGTGGGCGACCCCTACGCGGCCGCCGCCCAGGCGGACCTCCTCCTCATCCTGACGGCCTGGCCGCAGTTCGCCGCCCTCGACCTGGCGCGGCTGCGCCAGACGATGCGCGCCCCCAACATCGTGGACGCCACCAACCTGCTCGACCCGGCCGCGGTGCGCGCGGCCGGCTTCACCTACGTGAGCGTCGGCCGGCCGTAGCCGCCGGCTCCATGGCCCCCGGCAGGCCGACCCTGCTTAGCGGGGAGGAATCGACCTGTCCTGTCGCGAAGGGAATGCCGCCAACCTCAGAAACACCCTGTTCGGGCGTCAAGTGCGTTTGGGGAGCAGGGCGTTTGCATACCGGTGGCTTGCCGCGGTCATCGCGGCCTACGTGTTCGCTCTCCTCGTCGAACTCGTCATCACCGGCGCGCGACTTGACGCTGTGGGATGG
It encodes:
- a CDS encoding UDP-glucose/GDP-mannose dehydrogenase family protein yields the protein MTEGHRQVQEGDGREVERFAGVADPPRAVAVIGGAGYVGGVTGVGLAHMGHRVTAVDINEERVRRMSRGEAPFHEPGLEALLRQALAGGRLRVTTDLPGALADAEAVFVAVNTPRRDNGEADLSHIIQVAQGLGRHLHRHAVIAVKSTAPVGSHLTIRRVLEQFGRHEGADYDLVANPEFLREGHAVHDFFYPDRVVIGGASPQAVALIRELFAPLGAPILETSIEDAQMIKYAANAFLAMRVSFINEIANVCERVGANVETVARGLGYDRRIGHAYLQPGLGFSGPCLPKDLEGLIRLAEDAGYEPFFLRAILEKNQHQRRQVLRKVADVLGASLVGRRIGALGLAFKPGTDDVRNSAAPEIIDYLERRGAQVRVYDPMVNRAPGIPGEVVGDPYAAAAQADLLLILTAWPQFAALDLARLRQTMRAPNIVDATNLLDPAAVRAAGFTYVSVGRP
- a CDS encoding SDR family oxidoreductase translates to MTVLVTGGAGFIGAHLVRALVGRGEAVRVLDNLVTGTPENLARALDLAPSAVRRALADADGRPVRLSPACEVIVGDIRDPATLDRACAGVEVVFHEAALRSVPRSMEHPAETHDVNATGTVRLLEAARRAGVRRVVYASSSSVYGDTPLPKHEGQPPQPKSPYAASKLATEVYSQAYTRAFGLSTVGLRYFNVFGPWQDPASEYAAVIPKFIRLALEGQPLPVHGDGLQSRDFTYVDDVVEANLQAAAAGAEADGAVVNIGAGARHTLLDLVAEIARVLGTAPQVVHEPPRPGDVRHTEADITLARRLIGYAPRIGFREGLRRTVEAMREEFLTDHVSSAAPAVGAGGPPSGGAAVRGPGMWEASGRQEGGEP
- a CDS encoding PHP-associated domain-containing protein, with the protein product MTPEAALARYRDLGFAFVCLTDHDRVTLCDALDGPEFVAVPGIEETVVRGIYPLGPHLGRLFVRDRLGRGSVEERVEATRRAGGVAVLHHPSWRGNFWTGEWSLASMRRLRGTFFVEIVNPHSDTAEDVRRWAALLRERPRTEAPGAVAGDDAHGPHQVGRGWVMVKVAAVSADALRQALQSGAFYATTGPSVDLGVTDGAVRCAGEVTRIRFLDRQGRVRAEVPGPEARYHPAGDEEFVRVEAEDGDTGRVWSQPFWLEATELEAPEPERS
- a CDS encoding M48 family metalloprotease, with translation MYAPFRLLALVLTLALVALPARPAAAALIGTGQEVQIGRDAARELEAEVGVVRDPAQTARVAALGGRLAARSTRPDLPWTFKVLDTGEVNAVSLPGGFIYVTRGLLGFVTSDDELAFVLAHEVAHVDRRHHVQLLERHFLFSIVITLLFGGDPTAASVANFVRFLLQRGFSREAEFEADRVGLGLVQRAGFAPPAALRFLERLRAAEGRDPSQFEVFFRTHPALADRIQRVRTQLRTMGYQVSTRWRAPGAGAFRRTASPKVATRLGSGRAGPPACCAELSSPQPCASMTPTPSPGRSGRRSCTSTPRAPTAG